The Glaciimonas sp. PCH181 genome contains the following window.
GGCTGATGTCAACGTTATCGGCATCCCGCGCACCCCCAGCGGGATTGATGCAGAAACGTTAGAAAACCTTGCACGCATCCATAAACCGATTTTGTATTTCACCACTAGCGTATTGCACAATCCCACCGGTACTTCCTATACGCCAGCATGCGCAATGCGGGTGTTACAGGCGGCGGAAAGACATGGCTTTTGGGTAGTTGAAGACGATATTTTCCGAGAACTGGGACAGCCTAACGATCCCATGCTGGCCGCGTTAGATGGTTTGCAACGGGTGATCTATGTCGGCAGTTTTTCGAAAACGGTCGCGCCATCGCTACGCCTTGGTTACATCGCTTGTCAGCGCGAATTGGCGCGGCAATTGGTCCATACCAAAATGGTGTTGACGCTGACCAACTCTGAAATTACCGAGCGTCTGGTGCATAGCGTGCTCACAGAAGGCCATCATCGTCGTCACGTCGATAACCTGTCGGCGTCGCTATTAAATGCCCAGGCGCGTGTCAATGCGCGGCTGATCGAGGCGGGATTAACCCCCTTTGCAACGCCACGCGGCGGTATGTTTTCGTGGGCAAAATTTGATCAGAGCGGCGGCACCAGCGCCAAGCGCCAAAACTTATCTGCTCGCGATATTGCCGATCTTGCACGGCAAAAAGGAATTTGGCTGGCACCCGGCGATTTCTTTCACATGACGCCGCCTGAGCAAGTATGGTTTCGCTTCAATGTGGCGTATTCGGATGTGCCCGAACTGGTCAATTTTTTCCGGGCGTTGTGAGTATCGACCAAGCTTCCTTTACGATTGATTTTTATCCAGTAAGCGGCGATCGCGCTTGGTCGGCCGTCCTTTTATCAGCATAGTCGGTTCATGGAAGTATTTTCTATCCTCTGCAATCACGGTGCGTTTGCTGATACTTGCTTCGGTTTCCAGATAGAGCGTCTGCGCAATGATGGCCGAGCCGCGCACATCGGCAAGGCGCTGGACGACGATCTCCCATTCGTTGGCGCTATTGTTAATCGCCAACTTATCGCCGACTTTGAGATTGTGCGCAGGTTTAACCCGCTCGCCATTAAGGCTCACTTTGCCCGTACTGACCGCGTCGGTCGCCAGTGAACGAGTTTTAAAAAAGCGCGCCGCCCATAGCCATTTATCGATGCGTACGCTATCTACAGAATTTGACATGGCGATTTATTCCTCCTTTTTAGGCTTAAACAGGGTTATCGATATCAATAAACCGATGCTGCAAGCCGAACTGCTCAGCCAGATGACGGCCCAGCGCTTGCACGCCGTAACGTTCGGTTGCATGGTGCCCGGCAGCTAAATAGGCGACGCCCGATTCACGCGCCAGATGCACGGTCGGCTCCGAAATTTCGCCGCTAAGATAAACGCTGGCACCCGCCGCAATTGCTTCGCCCAAAAAATTCTGTGCGGCACCTGTGCACCACGCAATCTGTCCCAGTGGCTGATCCGGGTCGCCGATCAGCGTCGGCTTACGCTGCAATTTGCGTTCAATCAATTGCGCCCATGCACCAACCGTTTTCACGGCCGGATCGGCGATACTGCCCAGCCAGCCCAGACCATCGTCGCCGAAACGACCGTGCGGAATCAACCCAAGTTCCTGCGCCAATTGCGCGTTGTTACCCAACTCAGCATGGCCATCTAGCGGCAAATGATAGGCAAATAGATTAATGTCGTGCGTCAAAAGCAATTTCAGTCTATTGTGTTTGAGACCTATCACGCGGGCATCCTCACCTTTCCAGAAATAGCCGTGATGCACGAGGATGGCATCTGCTCCCGCGTCAACAGCAGCTTCAAGCAAAGCCTGACTAGCCGTAACCCCAGTAACCAAGGAAGAGATTTCACTGCGCCCTTCCACCTGCAAGCCGTTTGGGCAATAATCACGGTATTGTGTAATATTTAGCATGTCCGCTAAATAATTTGCGAGCTGCACCCGGCTGACTGAGTTTGCGTTATTAGCGCCATTATTTCCGGTCTCTTTCCCCACCAACTTTTGATTCATTTTCTTACCTTTATATGCGACGTTTCTGGCTACTGTTTGCGCAAACCGTAACGATCGGTTTAGCGATTTGGTTCATTGTAACGACCCTGAAACCCGAGTGGGTTAACGGCGCGTTAGTCGGCAATACGCGACTGCACATCGCCACATCCAAAGTCCCATTACAAGAGGCCCCTCCCGGCACGATCATTCAGGACTCGTATCGCGCGGCCTCGAAACGGGCTATGCCGTCGGTGGTGAATATCTTTACCAGCAAGGAAGCCAAGCCGTCCACGAATCCGTTCATGCAGGACCCCTTGTTCAAGAAATATTTTGGCGATCGCTCGGACGAGCCGGAAGAAAAACAATCCAGTCTTGGCTCCGGTGTGATTGTCAGTTCGCAAGGCTACATCCTGACCAATAATCACGTGGTCGAAGCCGCCGATGAAATTGAAGTCGCACTGGCCGATGGCCGCAAAGCTTCCGCTAAAGTAGTCGGTGCCGATCCTGACACCGATCTGGCCGTCATCAAGATCGATCTGCCAAACTTACCGGCAATTACGCTTGGCCGTATCGATCAGGCTAGCGTCGGCGATGTGGTATTGGCGATAGGCAATCCTTTTGGCGTAGGACAGACTGTCACCATGGGGATTATTTCTGCCCTAGGCCGCAGCCATCTTGGCATCAATGCATTTGAGGACTTTATTCAAACCGACGCGGCCATCAATCCGGGCAATTCAGGCGGTGCACTGGTCGACACGAACGGCAATCTGCTCGGTATCAACACTGCGATTTACTCACGCACCGGCGGTTCGCTGGGGATTGGTTTTGCGATTCCGGTTTCCACTGCTAAAACAGTGATGGAATCGATCATCAACACTGGCAGCGTGGTACGTGGCTATATCGGCGTTGAGCCGCAAGACATTACGCCGGAACTGGCAGAGAGCTTTGGTCTGAAACAAAAGACTGGTGCGATTATTGCTGGCGTACTGAAAAATGGCCCAGCTGATAGAGCAGGTCTGAAGCCCGGCGATATTCTGGTGGCGATCAATGATACTAACGTTGCCGACACGACCAGCTTGCTCAATCTGGTGGCGAAATTTGCACCCGGCAGTAAGGTGAAAATGGTCGTCATACGCAAGACAAAACAGTTGTCCATCGATTTAACTATCGGCAAGCGCCCTTTGGTAAAACACCAGGAACAGGAATAATTCCTTTTCGCCAGCCATCGCATCGATGGTCATTGCTCACCCGACCTGATCGGGGTGGAAGACCTAGGTTTAGGCGTACAGCCGTGCGGCAATCCTCCTTTATTTAAGGATGATGATTGTCCGCATAGCGCGGCAGATTTAGAAAAAGTTGGATAGAAAGAAAATCAATGCACGTGCATGACTTGAAGCAATATTTAGCAGAACTATCTGAAAATAATAACCGTGCGTGGTTTGTCATGAACAAACCGCGTTACGACATTTTGCGCATCGAATTTTTGGAATTAGTAGTTCGTCTGATCGGTGAAATTACGCGTTTCGATCCTGCGGTTGCTGCCTGCAATCCCAAAAAAGCGCTGTTTAGAATCAATCGCGACATGCGCTTTTCGCACGATAAAAATCCTTACAAAACCACCTTTTCTGCGGCAATAACCGCCAGTGGCCTGAAACGGCCCAGTCAAGGCGGTGGCCCGATGTATTACTTCCACGTCAATTCCGAGGGCATGCTGCGTATCGCCGCGGGCGAATATATTCCGCCAGCAGATCGCTTGCGTGCCATCCGTCAACAAATCGCCACCGATAGCACTGGCTTTGGCAAACTGCTAAAAAATAAAAAACTTCTGGCAAGTTATGACGGCCTGGAAACCGGCGAACAATTGGTGCGTCCACCCAAAGGCTTTGATGCCGATACACCGTATATCGACTACATCAGACTCAAAAGTTATCTTGTGCGCAAGGAACAGCCGCTGAAGAAAATGCTGGGAGATGCGTTGGAGCAGGAATTGGTTGCCAGCTTCAAAGATGCTTATCCGCTGGTAAATTGGCTGCGACAAATCAATACGCCGATTGAAGAGGAAATCTGAGCTATACAGACCACTGACCCAGCGCCGTGGTGGGTGGAACATGGGCAATAAAAAGAAATGGCTTAGCGAACTATCGTTCGCTAAGCCATTTTTCTTTTACAGCATTCAAATCGTTTCTTCTGCATCCTTCGGCGCTTGCGTCGCCTTGACGAACAACGGCGCCACCAGCAGGCCGACCTCGTATAAAACGCACAGAGGAACGGCTAGCAATAGCTGACTCATGATATCTGGTGGAGTGACAACCGCTGCGATAACAAATGCACCGACAATCACATAAGGGCGAATCGCCTTGAGTTTTTCCAATGATACCAAGCCCATCCGAACCAGCACAATCACGACAATCGGCACCTCAAAAGTCATACCGAAAGCGATGAACATCGTCATCACAAAATCAAAGTAGCTGTCGATATCCGGCGCGACCGAGATGGATTTTGGCGCAAAGTTATTGATGAAATGAAAAATCACCTTAAACACCAGGAAATAACAGAAGGCAACCCCGGTGATAAATAACAGCGATGACGAGATCACCAACGGCGCAATCAGTTTCTTTTCATGCGCATATAAACCCGGTGCAATGAATGCCCACAATTGATACAGCACCCACGGCAAGGCAATGACAAAGGCCACTAGCAGTGTGACTTTAACGGGAATTAAAAACGGCGTAATCACGCCGGTTGCGATCATTTTGCTGCCCGTAGGAAGCGCAGCAATCATCGGTGCGGCTAAAAAATCGTAGATATTCGCGGCAAATGGCATCAGGCACAAAAACACCACAATAATAGCGATCGACGCTTTCATGATGCGGTTGCGCAGCTCTATCAGATGCGAGATAAAGGTTTCCTCGACAGGGCTGGTTTTTTGTTCTTCAGTCATGAATGGCTAAGGCATTTTTTTGCAGACTAGCCTGCTGGCGCAGTGGGGACAAGCGCGAAAGGTTGGCGCCCACGGCGCCGTTGCATAAGAGCCGCTTCATGCGTAAAACGAACCGGAATTTTTAGGTGTGCTGGCGGGACGATATTTGGAAACCCGTGCTGCGCCCGATATCACGCGCACTCTGCGACCACTCTGATTTTTGTACCAACCGGGAACGGCGCTGTTTTTGGCGAGTTTTTTCTTACGAAAATTTTTGGCCTTGATCGCCAGCTGCTCTGTGGTCCCGGTCCTTACGTAAGTCGCGGACGGCGTATCGTCCCAGGCCGAATGCAGCGAATCCCGGGTATCTGCAATAGTCTGGGTAACACTACTTTCAAAACCGCTGGCTGCTTCCTGCACGTCTTTCTGCATCTTGCGCAGTTCTTCGATTTCAATCTCACGACTGACTTCGGATTTGACCTCATTGATATAACGTTGCGCACGACCAAACAACGAGCCCGCCATGCGGGCTACGGTCGGCAATTTTTCCGGTCCAATGACAACCAGTGCCACAACACCAATTACGGCAAGTTTCGTAAGGCCAATATCAATCATGAGGTAGTTACGGCAATCGTTAAGTCACGCACGGCAACAATAAAGCCGCGCTGATGACGTTAACTCAGAAACCGGTTTTATCCTGTTCTTTGGCTGCGACGTCAATGGTCGGCTTCGGAGCTTGTGTTGCATCCGCTGCTTTCTCTTCTTCGCCTTTTACGCCGTCTTTAAAACCTTTAACGGCCTTGCCCAGATCAGAGCCCATATTGCCAATTTTCTTGGTCCCGAATACCAACATGACGATTACCAGCACGATTAACCAGTGCCAAATACTGAACGAACCCATATTTTCTCCTTGCCGGACGCATATGTCCGGAATCTAATCACAACACAACCAAAGCGATGTTCTGGTTTTGCTGTGCATTTAATTTATAGTCTTACCGTATCCCGCAATTACATTTTCCTTGCATCATTCTTTGCACCGTATGTGAATCAATGCTGCCCTTTCCAAGGGCGCGGGCCACCGATTACGTGCAGATGTAAATGATATACCTCTTGGCCGCCGTTGGGACCGGTGTTAATCAAAGTCTTAAAACCACCGCCAGCCTGGCCATCGGCGTCAACCTGATAACCGCAACCCTGCTCTTGCGCCAATCGTGGCACGAGGAGCATCATTTTACCCAGCAAAGCCGCATTCTGCTCGCTACAATCTGCCAGCGTAGCAATATGTTGCTTTGGAATAATCAAAAAATGGACCGGTGCTGCCGGATTATGGTCAGGAAACGCCACCACGTCGTCATCTTCATAGATGAACTTGACTGGAATCTGTTTAGCAGCGATCTTGCAAAAAATACAGTTATCCAAATTATCTCCACCTGTCAAAGGGTATAAATTGATCCAAAATCGTTATGCAGAGGTTTGCGAATATGGCAAAAACAATCAGGCAATGCCGGTCGTTCAAGTTGCATATCCCGATTAAAAGCGATTTTGCCCACATCGCCGATTGCTGCTGACGACACGCGGAAACTCAGGTTTTGATGCCATCAATTTTTGCCGAGGTTTTTGCTTCTTCCGCCTCACGCGTGGTGAGTTTGCGGTTAGCCTTCTCTTCGATCCCCGACAATCCCTCGCGGCGCGCCAGCTCATCAAGCACATCCTGCGGCGTCAAATCGAACTGCGCCAACATAATCATCGAATGAAACCAGAGATCCGCACATTCATACAGAACATGCGATTTATCGCCATCAACGCGCGCATCCTTGGCCGCCATCACCGTTTCTGTAGCTTCTTCACCAATTTTTTTCAAAATGGCATCGTCGCCCTTCGAAAACAAACGCGCGACATACGATTTTTCAGGATCGCCGCCATTTACCAGCTTGCGCGACTCAATGACTTCGGCCAGCCGCCGTAATGTTTCACTCATAATGCGGACTCATTGTTCATTTGTAGATGGTCTCAGGATTTTTCAGCACCGGCTCAACCGCATTCCAGGCACCGCTTTTTTCCGATCCCTCAAACTTTTGGAAAAAGCAGGAATGGCGCCCCGTATGACAAGCGATGGCGCCAGCTTGCTCGACTTTCAACAGCACGACGTCTTCATCGCAATCCAACCGTATTTCGTGTACTTTTTGAACGTGGCCGGATTCTTCGCCTTTGTGCCATAGCTTTTTGCGTGAACGGCTCCAATACACCGCCTCACCCAGCGCCACGGTTTTAGCCAGCGCATCACGATTCATCCAGGCGAACATCAACACATCGCCAGAGCCGACTTCCTGGGCGATCACCGGCACCAGACCGTACTCGTCCCATTTGACCTTATTTAACCAGCTCACACTCATGCCAGCCTCATCGGAATCTGTTGTGCAGCCATAAATCGTTTCGCTTCTTGCACCGTATGTTGCCCATAATGAAAAATACTCGCCGCCAAAACGGCGTCGGCACGACCAATTTTGATACCATCAGCCAGATCTTGCAAACCACCCACGCCACCAGAAGCAATCACTGGAATTCTAACCGCGTTCGAAACAGCGCTAGTCAGCGCCAGATCGAAACCAACTTTAGTGCCATCGCGATCCATGCTGGTCAGCAGGATTTCACCTGCGCCTAGCAGCTCCATCTTTTGCGCCCATTCAATGGCATCCAATCCAGTCGCCTGACGGCCGCCATGGGTAAATACTTCCCACTTTCCCGGCGCTGTCTGCTTGGCGTCGATTGCGACCACGATGCATTGCGAACCGTACTTGCTAGCCGCATCCGCGACTAATTGCGGATTGGTCACGGCCGAAGTGTTAATGCTGACCTTATCAGCGCCAGCATTCAATAACCGCCGTACATCGGAAACCACGCGCACGCCACCACCGACCGTCAATGGAATAAATACCTGCGACGCTACCGCTTCGATGATGTCGAGAATCAGATCGCGATTGTCGGAAGAGGCAGTAATGTCGAGGAAAGTAATCTCATCCGCACCCTGTTCATCATAGCGACGCGCAATTTCAACCGGATCGCCAGCATCGCGCAACTCGGTAAAATTAACGCCCTTGACGACGCGACCGTTGGTCACATCAAGGCAAGGGATAATGCGTTTAGCAAGGGTCATGGTTGATCAGCGTCTGGCTGCTCCAACAATTCTTCATCAATATCATCGTAGTCGGTCAATCCATCGGCACGCTCTTGCGCGCTGCGCAAATCTAACGTGCCTTCATAGATCGAACGGCCGCAAATCACGCCTTCGATGCCTTCATCCTGTACTTCGCACAGCGCCTCAACATCTTTGATGTCATGCACGCCACCCGAAGCAATCACCGGAATAGTCATGCTTTGCGCCAATTTCACAGTTGCTTCAATATTCACGCCGCCCATCATGCCGTCACGGCCAATATCGGTATAAATGATCGAGTTGCAACCGTAGTCTTCGAATTTTTTAGCCAGATCGATAACTTCGTGCCCAGATAACTTGCTCCAGCCATCGGTTGCCACTTTGCCATCTTTAGCGTCCAATCCGACAATAATCTGCCCAGGAAAAGCGCTGCACGCATCGTGCAAAAAGCCCGGATTCTTGACGGCGGCTGTACCGATAATGATATAGCTCAGGCCGTCATCGAGATAACGCTCAATGGTATCCAGATCGCGAATCCCACCGCCCAGTTGCACCGGAATTTCGTCGATGCCATGGGCCAGTGCAAATTCTCGCACTGACTTGATGATGGATTTCACTGCGGCTTCGTTTTTCGGCTTTCCAGCAAAAGCACCGTTGAGATCAACCAGATGCAGGCGACGTGCGCCCTGCTCCAGCCAATGCAGCGCCATTTTGCCTGGATCATCGGAAAACACAGTGGCTTGGTTCATATCGCCTTGTTTAAGGCGAACACAGTGACCGTCTTTCAGGTCGATGGCAGGTATCAGCAGCATGGCTACGGTATAAAAGGAGAGTTAGAAAAATAAGACAAAAACATCAAATAAGTGCTAAACCGGTCGCCTCGCACTCAAGGTTTCCAGTGAACAAAGTTCTTGTACAGCTGCAAACCAGCGGAGGCACTTTTCTCCGGATGGAACTGCGTAGCGAAAATATTATCACGCGCGACCGCGCAACTGAACGGTGCGCCGTAATGTGTCTCGCCAACGGTGTGCGTAGAATCGCTGGGAACAGCGTAATAACTATGCACAAAATAGAAATAGGCGTCATCGGCAACATCTTTCCACAACGGATGTGGCAGCGTTTGATGGACCCGATTCCAGCCCATTTGCGGGACTTTGAAGCGTGAGCCGTCTTCCTGCAACTGGTCGTCTAGCTGAAAACGCACAACTTTGCCGGGCAACAAACCCAAACCTGGCGTATCGCCCTCTTCACTCCAGTCAAACAACATTTGCTCGCCAATACATACACCCAACAAAGGCTTGCTGCGCGCTGCTTCCATCACGGCTTCCTGCACACCGGATTCGCGCAAGCTGCGCATGCAATCGTGCATAGCGCCCTGACCGGGCAAGACAATTCTGTCGGCGGCCTGAATATCAGCGACCTCACCAGAAATGCGGACATCGACTTCAGGTGCGACCTGACGCAGCGCTTGCGCTACAGAGCGCAAATTACCAACGCCATAATCAACTACAACAATTTTTTTCATGATAAAAAACACAGTCCGGACAAAGAATAACGACGCTTAAAGACTACCCTTAGTCGAGGGAATCACACCTAGCGAACGTGGGTCAAGTTCAACAGCCATGCGTAATGCCCGACCGAAAGCCTTGAATACGGTTTCGCACTGATGGTGCGCATTTTCGCCGCGTAAGTTATCGATGTGCAACGAAACCAGTGCGTGATTCACGAAGCCCTGAAAAAATTCGTGCGTCAGATCAACGTCGAACGCGCCGATCATGGCGCGTTTAAAAGGTACATGGAATTCGAGTTCAGGACGACCTGAAAAGTCGATGACCACCCGCGACAAAGCCTCATCCAGCGGCACATACGCGTGACCGTAACGACGTATCCCTTTTTTGTCGCCTATCGCTTGCGCAAAAGCTTGTCCAAGCGTAATGCCCACATCTTCCACCGTATGATGCGCATCAATATGCAAATCGCCGACTGCCTCGACCTCAATATCGATCAGGCCATGACGCACAATCTGATCCAGCATATGGTCCAGAAAAGGTACGCCGGTATTCAGTTTTTTCTGACCGGTACCGTCAATATTGATGGCGACGCGAATTTGCGTCTCATTAGTGTTGCGGGTAATCGCTGCTGTACGGGGGGTAGACATGTTCAGATTGAGACCAAAGTGACGATAAAAAACCCTTTTATAGGGCGTCGAGAGTGGGTAATACGGATAATTCTTTGATTTCTGTTGCTTTTCTAAGGCCATCCTTAGCGGAGGAGCGCCTAACCAGAATACCGCCCCATTTTACCGGGATTTTGATGCAAGATTCACCTGACGGCAGATTATCCCAAAAGACCATTTTTAGTCATGCTATAGCCTATTCGCTATTTCCGACAAGAAACTCAGACCGGCACGGATTCATCCGACTTTTGGCTATCGCTATGCGCCAGACGCCGCTCTATCAAAGCACAATATTCAGGATTCAATTCAAATCCTACAAAGTTGCGCCCGCAGCGCTGCGCCGCCACCGCCGTTGTACCGCTGCCCATGAACGGATCCAGCACGACGCCGCCTGGAGGGCAAGACGCCTTGATCATGCGCTCGACAATTTCCAACGGCTTCTGAGTAGGATGGTCCGCACGTTCGCGATGCTCACGATGTAAGCGCGATACGCTCCAGACGTCTTTGGGGTTATAGCCTAATTCCAGCCATTTGGCACCGACAAAGATAGAGCGTGAACGGGCTTTTTTAGTCTCAACATCATAAGGAATCCGAATCGCATCGAGATCGAAATAATGATCCTTGGCCCGGGCAAAAAAACCTATCGTGTCATGGACCGACGAATAACGCCTGGTGCCGCCGCCCATGGAGGGCACACGACGATCCCAGATAATCTCGTTAAGCATCGTCATGCGCTGCTTTAACATGACAAATATTTCTGGTGAGTAACGCCAGGTCAGAAAGATGTAAAGACTGCCGTTTGGCTTTAATTTCGGCAGCGCCGCATCGATCCACTCTTCCGTCCAGCGCAGATAGGCAGCAGTGTCCAATTTATCGGAATCGTTGCCGTAATCCTTGCCCAGTCCGTAAGGCGGATCGGCCAGCAACAAATCTACCGAGCCGTCCGGAATCCGCGCCATGCCTTGTATCGCGTCTTCACCAAAAATCTTATTTTGCCAACTCAGCATATCAACGACCCAGCGCGGTCATTTGGTGCCGTCTTTAAGACGATACTCAGCAGAGCGCGCATGCGCCTGTAAACCTTCACCAAGCGCGAGTTCGGCAGCAATTTTGCCTAAAGTCTGGGCGCCGGCTTCACTGATATTAATCATGCTTGAGCGCTTTTGAAAATCGTACACGCCCAGCGGCGATGAAAAACGTGCAGTACGCGAAGTCGGCAATACGTGATTTGGACCAGCACAATAATCGCCCAGCGACTCTGAAGAAAAGCGTCCCAGAAACATCGCACCGGCATGGCGAACCTGCTGCGCCCAATGCTCAGGATCGGCTGCGGAGATTTCCAAATGTTCGGCAGCGATCAGATTGGCAATCTCGCAAGCGTGCTCCATGTCGCGCACACTGATTAATGCACCACGGTTTGTTAGCGAGGCGCGAATGATTTCGTGGCGCGGCATGTCCGCCAATTGACGATTAATGCTAGCTTCAACCTTGTCGATATAGGCCGGATCGGGACACAACAAAATCGACTGGGCCAACTCATCATGCTCGGCTTGCGAAAACAGATCCATCGCAATCCAGTCAGG
Protein-coding sequences here:
- the hisH gene encoding imidazole glycerol phosphate synthase subunit HisH — its product is MKKIVVVDYGVGNLRSVAQALRQVAPEVDVRISGEVADIQAADRIVLPGQGAMHDCMRSLRESGVQEAVMEAARSKPLLGVCIGEQMLFDWSEEGDTPGLGLLPGKVVRFQLDDQLQEDGSRFKVPQMGWNRVHQTLPHPLWKDVADDAYFYFVHSYYAVPSDSTHTVGETHYGAPFSCAVARDNIFATQFHPEKSASAGLQLYKNFVHWKP
- the hisB gene encoding imidazoleglycerol-phosphate dehydratase HisB, yielding MSTPRTAAITRNTNETQIRVAINIDGTGQKKLNTGVPFLDHMLDQIVRHGLIDIEVEAVGDLHIDAHHTVEDVGITLGQAFAQAIGDKKGIRRYGHAYVPLDEALSRVVIDFSGRPELEFHVPFKRAMIGAFDVDLTHEFFQGFVNHALVSLHIDNLRGENAHHQCETVFKAFGRALRMAVELDPRSLGVIPSTKGSL
- a CDS encoding site-specific DNA-methyltransferase — translated: MLSWQNKIFGEDAIQGMARIPDGSVDLLLADPPYGLGKDYGNDSDKLDTAAYLRWTEEWIDAALPKLKPNGSLYIFLTWRYSPEIFVMLKQRMTMLNEIIWDRRVPSMGGGTRRYSSVHDTIGFFARAKDHYFDLDAIRIPYDVETKKARSRSIFVGAKWLELGYNPKDVWSVSRLHREHRERADHPTQKPLEIVERMIKASCPPGGVVLDPFMGSGTTAVAAQRCGRNFVGFELNPEYCALIERRLAHSDSQKSDESVPV